In the Desulfosporosinus acidiphilus SJ4 genome, AAGTATAGAGTAGACCAGAACAAAAAATTATTATTGCTCCTAAATCACCTACATGTTGAGGACCAACCCTACTCGTTAACAACCCAACGAGCACCATGGATATTCCAAGAAGGGTTGCTTTCAGGGTTTCGGATACAGAAAAAACTCTTCCCTGTATCACATTTGGCGTTAAGGAAGCGATAATCGTCAGTTCAATAGCATTACTTAACGCACTTGCATAGCCTACGCCTATGAGCCCAAGCATCGCTCCACTAAGGTTCGGACTATTGACAAAAAAGATCTGAAACAATGCATCAAGGACTAAGGTTAAGCCCACAGTTGCTTGCATTCGTTTATAGTTTCCTTTAAACAAACGCTCTGTTGTAAAACTACCCACTATGGTTCCGACCCCCAACGAAGCATACAGAAGCCCTAACCCCTTGCTCCCTCCACCAAATACCTGATCCACCATGACAGAAATTAAAACATTGATGGCCCCCCCTCCGATCGCCCCACCCATGAAGAGATAAACAACGAATGCAACAGGTTTATTCCGAGTAATTCCGTATACACCGATTTTAAAGGATGCCCAATAACTGACGATTAGCTTCGTAACATCAACATTTGCATTTTTACTCTTAGCGATAGGCATAACGGAATCCCTATATTGAGCAAATTCACTACGAGCGCCTTTTACAAGAAAGAAAGCTGAAAAGATAAAGGAGAACGCATTGAACACAAAGGCAATCGAAACGCCAAACTCCGCAATAGTAATTCCAGCCAAGCTAAATCCCAAAATCATGGCAATGCCATTAAGCCCAGTCGTAATAGAACTGGCAATGCCGATATTTTCTTTCTTAACTATGCTCGAAAGATATGCCGAGCGGGCAGGACCATAAAAAGCTGAAAAGAATACGAGAGTTGTGCTTAATACATAGACAAGCCATATATCTTCCATACGCAAAACAAATAAAAAACCGAGGGCCAAAACGGAGCGAATAAGGTCACAAGCAATCATCACCTGTGTCCTACGCAATCGGTCACTTAGAACCCCCCCGATCGGACCCGCGATGAGGTATGGAATCACGCGCATCGCCAAGGTCACTCCCACAGCAAGAGAAGAATGAGTTAGAGTTAGAACTAACGTTATGACAGCAATACTATTAAACCAATCTCCCAATGAACTGACAAACGCCGCGTAAATTATGCGTCGGAATAATATATTGTCACGGATAAAACCCACTTTTCCCCACAATGTCTTAATCCTCTCTTTTCCATAGTTCTGGAGGATTCATTTCATAGATCCCATTGTCTCGGTACATATATCGGTAGATAATGAACTCGCGCCGAATGGTTGCGTAATCAGGATAAAAGTTTTTAATGTGCTCGTTAATCTCTTTTTCCGAATACTTTCGCCCTACCACTAATCCTTCTAACATCCGTTCCAAAACAAATCGTTTTTTCTTATGCTGAACAGGAATTTGTTTCAGTTTACCATCAGGTGTAAAGAAATTCCTGAGAACGCCATCACGTTCCTTTTCCAGACTATCTAAAATGCTTGCCTCCCATTCAATTTTCATGAGCCTATTGTTTGCTGGTTCAAGGATGACATTTATCGTTGCCTGAGCATCCTGTTGTAATGTCATTTCCTCCAAAGAAAAATAAATCGTGTTCTTCTCTCGTCTAGTTTTCACAAGACCTGCATCGCGAAGTCTTGCCATGTGGTGAGTAATCGTCGAAGGGGTTATTCCAAGGCGTTCAGCAAGGGCCTGACCATGGTGAGGCTCCTTCGCCAAAATTGCCAGAATACGAATACGTGTAGGGTCAGATAATGCCTTGTGAAAATTAATAATTCGATTTAGTTGCAATGGTTTATCACTCCCTTTTCTACAATCCCCGACAACACCCTATTTATAAGAA is a window encoding:
- a CDS encoding metalloregulator ArsR/SmtB family transcription factor; this translates as MQLNRIINFHKALSDPTRIRILAILAKEPHHGQALAERLGITPSTITHHMARLRDAGLVKTRREKNTIYFSLEEMTLQQDAQATINVILEPANNRLMKIEWEASILDSLEKERDGVLRNFFTPDGKLKQIPVQHKKKRFVLERMLEGLVVGRKYSEKEINEHIKNFYPDYATIRREFIIYRYMYRDNGIYEMNPPELWKRED
- a CDS encoding MFS transporter; its protein translation is MGFIRDNILFRRIIYAAFVSSLGDWFNSIAVITLVLTLTHSSLAVGVTLAMRVIPYLIAGPIGGVLSDRLRRTQVMIACDLIRSVLALGFLFVLRMEDIWLVYVLSTTLVFFSAFYGPARSAYLSSIVKKENIGIASSITTGLNGIAMILGFSLAGITIAEFGVSIAFVFNAFSFIFSAFFLVKGARSEFAQYRDSVMPIAKSKNANVDVTKLIVSYWASFKIGVYGITRNKPVAFVVYLFMGGAIGGGAINVLISVMVDQVFGGGSKGLGLLYASLGVGTIVGSFTTERLFKGNYKRMQATVGLTLVLDALFQIFFVNSPNLSGAMLGLIGVGYASALSNAIELTIIASLTPNVIQGRVFSVSETLKATLLGISMVLVGLLTSRVGPQHVGDLGAIIIFCSGLLYTLMYKSYKRKDVDVIQGSSKI